In a genomic window of Tissierellales bacterium:
- a CDS encoding SAP domain-containing protein, translating into MKCGKMNRPKSSNLKSIEEFNEYYWYKDELIKICRKLSLDPLGIKAELEERLRNYLQGIPTENKRKISNSIR; encoded by the coding sequence ATGAAGTGTGGAAAGATGAATAGACCAAAATCTTCTAATCTTAAGAGTATAGAAGAATTTAACGAATATTATTGGTATAAAGACGAACTCATTAAAATTTGCAGAAAATTATCTCTTGATCCGTTAGGTATAAAGGCAGAATTGGAAGAACGTCTTAGAAATTATCTTCAGGGTATACCTACTGAAAATAAAAGAAAAATTAGTAATAGTATCCGATAA